In Alistipes ihumii AP11, a genomic segment contains:
- a CDS encoding ATP-dependent RecD-like DNA helicase, producing MLSSHIASQIYKNFGFDPTPGQKTVVERLSRFIAEAPTDRTFILNGYAGTGKTTLVAALVRTLEEMGVPAVLLAPTGRAAKVMSRYAGRKAYTIHKKIYRQKTLASAESHFSLDYNKQKNAVFIVDEASMLSNYSPDGSLFGSGQLLDDLVTYVRRGAGCRLILVGDTAQLPPVGLEHSPALDVQHMQGYGEAEAVLLDDVVRQDSQSGILFNATLVRCMLEADIIDIPMFDTSFDDVEALEGGEILEAIQSAYDRYGMDETIIITRSNKRANRFNEAVRRHVLFAEEEIGSGDLLMIVKNNYHYTGKQQQQDRQENPEQQPGGTDFIANGDTARLRRIRRFEDFYGFRFAQASLVFPDYDDMELECQVLLDTLSSESPALTREQSSRLFFAVAEDYADIPSKAKRYKEVRENPYFNAMQVKFAYAVTCHKAQGGQWRCVFVDRMLFGEETISRDLLRWLYTALTRATEKLYFINFDERFFEDK from the coding sequence ATGCTATCGTCGCATATCGCCTCCCAAATTTACAAGAATTTCGGATTCGACCCAACTCCGGGACAAAAAACGGTCGTCGAGCGGCTGTCGCGGTTCATCGCCGAAGCGCCGACGGACCGCACTTTCATCCTGAACGGCTATGCCGGAACGGGCAAAACGACGCTTGTCGCCGCTCTGGTACGGACGCTCGAAGAGATGGGCGTGCCGGCCGTGCTGCTGGCACCGACCGGACGGGCCGCCAAAGTAATGAGCCGCTACGCCGGCCGCAAAGCCTATACTATCCATAAAAAGATCTACCGGCAGAAGACGCTGGCCTCGGCCGAGTCGCACTTTTCGCTCGACTATAACAAGCAGAAAAACGCCGTGTTCATCGTGGACGAGGCATCGATGCTGTCGAACTACTCCCCCGACGGATCGCTGTTCGGGTCGGGACAGCTGCTCGACGATCTGGTCACCTATGTCCGCCGGGGCGCGGGCTGCCGACTGATTCTGGTCGGCGATACGGCCCAACTTCCGCCCGTGGGGCTGGAGCACAGCCCGGCGCTCGACGTGCAGCATATGCAGGGGTACGGCGAAGCCGAGGCCGTGCTGCTCGACGACGTGGTACGGCAGGACAGCCAGTCGGGCATACTGTTCAACGCGACGCTCGTGCGCTGCATGCTGGAGGCCGACATCATCGACATTCCGATGTTCGACACCTCGTTCGACGACGTGGAAGCGCTCGAAGGAGGCGAGATACTCGAAGCGATCCAAAGCGCCTACGACCGGTACGGCATGGACGAGACGATCATCATCACGCGCTCGAACAAGCGGGCCAACCGCTTCAACGAGGCCGTACGGCGCCACGTGCTGTTCGCCGAGGAGGAGATCGGCTCGGGCGACCTGCTGATGATCGTCAAGAACAACTACCATTACACGGGCAAGCAGCAACAGCAAGACCGACAGGAAAATCCGGAGCAGCAGCCCGGCGGCACGGACTTCATCGCCAACGGCGACACGGCCCGCCTGCGCCGCATACGCCGGTTCGAGGATTTCTACGGATTCCGCTTCGCGCAGGCGAGCCTCGTATTTCCCGACTACGACGACATGGAGCTCGAATGCCAAGTGCTCCTCGACACGCTCTCGAGCGAGTCGCCCGCACTGACACGCGAGCAGAGCAGCCGGCTGTTCTTCGCCGTCGCGGAGGACTACGCCGACATTCCCTCCAAGGCGAAACGCTATAAAGAGGTGCGCGAAAATCCCTACTTCAACGCGATGCAGGTCAAGTTCGCCTATGCCGTCACCTGCCACAAGGCGCAAGGCGGACAATGGCGCTGCGTGTTCGTCGACCGGATGCTTTTCGGCGAGGAGACGATCAGCCGCGACCTGCTGCGATGGCTCTATACGGCTCTCACCCGGGCGACCGAAAAGTTGTATTTTATCAACTTCGACGAACGCTTTTTCGAAGATAAATGA
- the mutS gene encoding DNA mismatch repair protein MutS, giving the protein MKQYYGIKAVHGDAILLFRVGDFYETFGEDAIKASKILGITLTRRANGAASYVELAGFPYHAVDTYLPKLVRAGERVAICEQLEDPKTTKKIVKRGVIELVTPGISLSDNILSCKENTFLAAVHFAGKRTGVAFLDLSTGEFFAAEGDSPYVDKLLANLSPKEVIYQKGYESEFSEAFGTKHYTYRLDPWMFAENSARDKLLAQFGTTSLKGFGIEQMPAAITAAGAILYYLEFTEHRQTGHISSISRIDEDRYVWIDKFSIRNLELFTANGGQEGCSLFDVLDRTGSPMGARMLRRWISLPLKDPGQINRRLDVVSLLRDDASLREMLAEAVASTGDLERIISRVAVGRVTPREVVQLKNALYAVEKIKTAMEQSGQEPLREMAAKLDLCLKVRDRIDKEIYPDPSNQIQKGGVIAQGVSIELDDLRNIASHGKEILASIQQRESEATGIPSLKISFNNVFGYYIEVRNTHKDKVPSDWIRKQTLTGAERYITAELKEYEEKILGAESRMLVLEQELFAALLAELARYAAPIQADASVVARLDCLLSFATQAVERNYCRPDVNDSQTIDIREGRHPVIETLMKVGEQYVPNDIRLDDSSQQVIVITGPNMSGKSALLRQTALIVLMAQIGSYVPATEAHIGIVDKIFTRVGASDNISQGESTFMVEMLESASILNNISQRSLVLLDEIGRGTSTYDGISIAWAMVEYIHQHPTAKAKTLFATHYHELNEMEELYERVKNYNVAVKEVDRQVIFLRKLVRGGTEHSFGIHVAKMAGMPAAITDRAGQILRDMESAHRGKLKDSRKKAPTVAQYGGSGIQLSMFQLDDPVLKQIRDEIKGLDINSLTPLEALNKLSEIKKIAGI; this is encoded by the coding sequence ATGAAGCAATACTACGGCATCAAGGCGGTGCACGGCGACGCGATCCTGCTGTTCCGCGTGGGCGACTTCTACGAGACGTTCGGCGAGGACGCGATCAAGGCCAGCAAGATACTCGGCATCACGCTGACGCGCCGGGCCAACGGCGCGGCCTCGTACGTCGAACTGGCCGGCTTCCCGTACCATGCCGTCGACACCTATCTTCCGAAACTGGTCCGCGCCGGGGAGCGCGTGGCAATCTGCGAACAGCTCGAGGACCCCAAAACGACGAAGAAAATCGTCAAGCGGGGCGTCATCGAACTCGTCACGCCGGGCATTTCGCTGAGCGACAACATCCTGTCGTGCAAGGAAAACACTTTCCTCGCCGCCGTGCACTTCGCGGGCAAGCGCACCGGCGTCGCATTCCTCGACCTGTCGACCGGCGAGTTTTTCGCGGCCGAGGGCGACAGCCCCTACGTCGACAAGCTGCTGGCCAACCTGTCCCCTAAGGAAGTGATCTATCAGAAAGGATACGAGAGCGAGTTTTCCGAGGCTTTCGGAACGAAGCACTATACCTATCGGCTCGACCCGTGGATGTTCGCCGAGAATTCGGCCCGCGACAAGCTGCTCGCCCAGTTCGGCACTACGTCGCTCAAAGGATTCGGCATCGAGCAGATGCCGGCGGCGATCACGGCGGCCGGAGCGATCCTCTATTACCTCGAGTTCACCGAGCATCGTCAGACGGGCCATATCTCGTCCATCTCGCGCATCGACGAAGACCGGTACGTGTGGATCGACAAGTTCTCGATCCGCAACCTGGAGCTTTTCACGGCCAACGGCGGGCAGGAAGGCTGCTCGCTGTTCGACGTGCTGGACCGGACCGGATCGCCGATGGGCGCGCGGATGCTCCGGCGCTGGATCTCGCTCCCGCTGAAAGACCCCGGACAGATCAATCGCCGGCTCGACGTCGTATCGCTGCTCCGCGACGACGCCTCGTTGCGCGAGATGCTCGCCGAGGCGGTCGCCTCGACGGGCGATCTAGAACGGATCATCTCGCGCGTTGCGGTCGGACGGGTAACCCCGAGGGAAGTCGTACAACTGAAAAACGCGCTGTACGCCGTCGAAAAGATCAAGACCGCCATGGAGCAGTCCGGGCAGGAGCCCCTGAGGGAAATGGCCGCGAAGCTCGACCTCTGCCTGAAAGTAAGGGACCGCATAGACAAGGAAATCTATCCCGACCCGTCGAACCAGATTCAGAAAGGCGGAGTGATCGCGCAGGGAGTGAGCATCGAACTGGACGACCTGCGGAACATCGCCTCGCACGGCAAGGAAATCCTCGCGAGCATCCAGCAACGCGAAAGCGAGGCCACAGGCATCCCGTCGCTCAAGATCAGCTTCAACAACGTGTTCGGTTACTATATCGAGGTACGCAACACGCACAAGGACAAGGTCCCCTCCGACTGGATCCGCAAGCAGACGCTGACCGGAGCCGAGCGGTATATCACCGCCGAGTTGAAGGAATACGAGGAAAAGATACTCGGCGCCGAGAGCCGGATGCTCGTGCTGGAACAGGAACTCTTCGCGGCGCTGCTCGCCGAGCTGGCCCGCTACGCCGCACCGATACAAGCCGACGCTTCGGTCGTCGCCCGGCTCGACTGCCTGCTCTCGTTCGCCACGCAGGCCGTCGAAAGGAACTACTGCCGGCCCGATGTGAACGACTCGCAGACGATCGACATCCGCGAGGGAAGGCATCCGGTGATCGAGACGCTGATGAAAGTCGGCGAGCAGTACGTGCCCAACGACATCCGCCTCGACGACTCGTCGCAGCAAGTGATCGTCATCACCGGACCGAACATGTCGGGTAAATCGGCCCTGCTGCGACAGACGGCGCTGATCGTGCTGATGGCCCAGATCGGCAGCTACGTTCCTGCGACCGAGGCGCACATCGGCATCGTCGACAAGATATTCACGCGCGTCGGGGCCTCGGACAACATTTCGCAAGGCGAGTCGACCTTCATGGTCGAAATGCTCGAATCGGCCAGCATTCTGAATAATATCTCGCAGCGGAGCCTGGTGCTCTTGGACGAGATCGGACGCGGCACGAGCACCTACGACGGCATATCGATCGCATGGGCGATGGTCGAGTACATCCACCAGCATCCGACGGCCAAGGCCAAGACGCTGTTCGCCACGCACTATCACGAACTGAACGAAATGGAGGAGCTCTACGAGCGGGTCAAGAACTACAACGTGGCGGTCAAGGAGGTCGACCGGCAGGTGATCTTCCTGCGCAAGCTCGTGCGCGGAGGAACGGAACACTCGTTCGGTATCCATGTGGCTAAAATGGCCGGCATGCCGGCCGCAATCACCGACCGGGCCGGACAGATTCTCCGGGATATGGAATCGGCACACCGGGGAAAGCTGAAGGACAGCCGCAAGAAGGCCCCGACGGTCGCCCAATACGGCGGCAGCGGCATCCAGCTCAGCATGTTCCAGCTCGACGACCCGGTCCTCAAGCAGATCCGCGACGAGATCAAGGGACTCGACATCAACTCGCTTACGCCGCTCGAAGCACTGAACAAGCTGAGCGAAATCAAGAAAATAGCCGGTATCTGA
- a CDS encoding Hsp20/alpha crystallin family protein, giving the protein MMPARRSQNWLPGIFNDFFGNEWVEKTNTASPAINIIESDNDYKVEVAAPGMTKDDFSIKIDPENQLIVSMEKKTENDEKDKKGKYLRREFSYSRFQQIMVLPENVEKDKIDAKVENGVLTIDIPKKVVEPEEKKMKEIAIK; this is encoded by the coding sequence ATGATGCCTGCAAGAAGATCACAGAACTGGCTGCCGGGAATCTTCAACGATTTCTTCGGCAACGAATGGGTAGAGAAAACCAACACCGCCTCGCCGGCGATCAATATCATCGAGTCGGACAACGACTACAAAGTCGAAGTGGCCGCCCCGGGAATGACCAAGGACGACTTTTCGATCAAGATCGATCCGGAGAACCAGTTGATCGTGTCGATGGAAAAGAAAACGGAGAACGACGAGAAAGACAAGAAAGGCAAATATCTGCGCCGCGAGTTCTCGTACAGCCGCTTCCAGCAGATCATGGTGCTGCCGGAAAACGTCGAAAAAGACAAGATCGACGCGAAAGTCGAGAACGGCGTGCTGACGATCGACATTCCCAAGAAGGTCGTCGAGCCCGAGGAAAAGAAGATGAAGGAGATCGCTATCAAATAA
- a CDS encoding DUF5106 domain-containing protein, producing the protein MKRVLAVLLLLGLTACRETSRKAETVARPGSEPKMFRTVDVPMLLDTPEQRAEYVAKNYWNHFDFSDTSYVDLPEVTEQAFADYVNLLGQMHGELASQSVRITLSKAEADSAMYGYFVGLFEKYLYDPNSPMRNEELYIPALEAMIASERLGEADKVRARYRLELARRNRPGTPATDFRYRLASGAWGTLYGVKADYTILFLNNPGCTACKETIGQIVASEPVGRMIARGKVKVLAVYPDEDMKAWRDYLPHFPSAWINAYDADLKIKSAELYDLKAIPTLYLLDGRKTVLLRDAPFPRIERYLIDAEAGGS; encoded by the coding sequence ATGAAAAGAGTGCTTGCCGTTTTATTGCTTCTCGGCCTGACCGCTTGCCGCGAGACGTCCCGCAAGGCCGAAACCGTCGCAAGGCCTGGCTCCGAACCCAAGATGTTCCGAACGGTCGACGTGCCTATGCTGCTCGATACGCCCGAGCAGCGTGCCGAGTACGTGGCGAAGAATTACTGGAATCATTTCGACTTCTCCGACACCTCCTACGTCGATTTGCCCGAGGTGACCGAGCAGGCGTTCGCCGACTACGTCAATCTGCTCGGGCAGATGCACGGCGAACTCGCTTCGCAGTCCGTCCGGATCACTTTGTCGAAAGCCGAGGCCGATTCGGCGATGTACGGCTATTTTGTCGGGCTGTTCGAGAAATACCTGTACGATCCCAATTCGCCGATGCGTAACGAGGAGCTCTATATTCCCGCGCTCGAGGCGATGATCGCTTCCGAGAGGCTCGGCGAGGCGGACAAGGTCCGGGCCCGTTACCGACTGGAGCTGGCCCGGCGCAATCGTCCCGGGACGCCGGCAACCGATTTCCGCTACCGGCTCGCCTCGGGAGCGTGGGGTACGCTGTACGGCGTGAAAGCCGACTATACGATTCTTTTCCTGAACAATCCGGGCTGTACCGCTTGTAAGGAGACGATCGGGCAGATCGTTGCGTCCGAGCCCGTCGGCAGGATGATTGCCCGAGGAAAGGTCAAGGTGCTGGCCGTTTATCCCGACGAGGATATGAAGGCGTGGCGCGACTATTTGCCGCATTTTCCCTCGGCGTGGATCAATGCCTACGATGCCGACCTGAAAATAAAGAGCGCCGAGCTGTACGATCTGAAAGCCATTCCGACGCTCTATCTGCTGGACGGGCGCAAGACGGTTCTGCTTCGGGACGCCCCGTTTCCTCGTATCGAACGCTATCTGATCGATGCCGAGGCCGGCGGATCGTGA
- a CDS encoding AsmA-like C-terminal region-containing protein, producing MTRRPSDPSVRSVQEDDMPVRPPRRVGRRVAKISLVALASLILLTGLVLGGVALVLTPARLTPLVNEYASRVLNARIGFDTVSLSLVRHFPNVGVRLKGGQIVSRAFEGLPDSLRAEIPAAADTLLRFDEFTLALDLPQLLASRLVVRRIDLRRPRVYAYVAPSGRANWEIYAADTVSSENDTVSASDFYLHVARLTVRDTAHIVYDSRPDRTKAELDLNMLSLKGTSGQTYRIDWESRSSVRVDTLDFCRDLPVSLHGGFAFDTRRRGGILFDGLTLEAGGIPVRLDGRVDLSADSIDSRLNCRIRPLSVARLIGLVPEGLSPSLKGIETDIALDMNVNVRGSYRMSDGRLPDFSVELKTDGGYLGYRNAKTRLDRLALDASLFYRSARPDSIGFVLRRLFMQGAGMTLDADATVWNALGDPSVAARVAGAVDLDTLSVLFPSQRGIGVRGRLGIDAGARFRLSQLNMTHIGQVRLGGRVTLDDIGIDMPEDTVSLMVRGGVLTFGSEEGRNDSTSFDGLQTLRMVVTADTMHVDWKNQLRLIASKVGAGVRSDAASLGGDTTVVHPLAGGVGARYFEVSLSDSSSLRLHSVQSTFRIEPSAGNAAVPLLGLSYDARMMNVRNGVERYDLFGSHVDMSATLAARRFDSARRRLLLDSLQGVYPAVARDSLFAHWRAQRRRGTMARQDDFAGSDIDMRIDRSLGEMLRRWDANGSVKAAGGRVVTPYFPLPNRLRRVDMRFTTNEIELKNTQIRSGVSSLELTGRIGNLRRALSGRGVLEVDMEIESDTLNFNELARAAMAGAAYGEKSEQYWQSLAEAESSERLQQLIEEGSGMADADSAGSPLIVIPSNIDLHVGLCVRYGLYSTLVLHSLSGDLIARDRCVQLKDLQAKTNAGDMSLTALYATRSRDDIVTGFDLELRRVQVERLISLMPSVDSLLPMLRSFEGMVDCTIAATAAVDTMMNIELPTLNAACSIRGENLVLLDGETFTEISKMLRFKNRKRNLIDRISVDLLVHDNRIELFPFIVEMDRYKAAVSGVQRLDMSFDYHISVLKSPIPFRLGVNIFGTLDKFKFRIGRARYKSENLPSFVGLIDTTRVNLRRTITDIFRRGVDAASLGEMRIAPTVDSSAYLSPDERLSRADSLMLQQEGILPDSVVIDSSARVPASEPDSLAGRSREPADETMSRAERRRERKALKRERRTGQKTLPSITG from the coding sequence ATGACACGACGACCGTCCGATCCTTCCGTCCGATCCGTGCAGGAAGACGATATGCCCGTGCGTCCGCCGAGACGGGTCGGCCGCCGGGTCGCTAAGATTTCATTGGTCGCTTTGGCTTCGCTGATCCTTTTGACCGGGCTGGTTCTGGGCGGCGTGGCTCTGGTGCTTACCCCCGCCCGTCTGACACCGCTCGTCAACGAGTATGCCAGCCGGGTGCTGAATGCTCGGATCGGGTTCGATACCGTATCGCTTTCGCTGGTACGGCATTTCCCTAACGTGGGCGTTCGTCTCAAAGGAGGCCAGATCGTTTCCCGGGCCTTCGAGGGCCTGCCCGATTCGTTGCGCGCGGAAATACCCGCCGCAGCCGATACGCTGTTGCGTTTCGACGAGTTTACGCTGGCGCTCGATCTGCCCCAGCTGCTCGCTTCGCGCTTGGTCGTCCGCCGGATCGATCTGCGCCGTCCCCGCGTTTATGCCTATGTGGCCCCATCGGGGCGGGCGAACTGGGAAATCTATGCGGCCGATACGGTTTCCTCCGAAAACGATACGGTTTCCGCTTCCGACTTTTATCTGCACGTCGCCCGCCTGACGGTGCGCGACACGGCTCATATCGTCTACGACAGCCGTCCCGACCGCACGAAAGCCGAGCTCGATCTGAACATGCTGAGCTTGAAAGGGACTTCCGGCCAGACCTACCGGATCGACTGGGAGAGCCGGAGCAGCGTCCGGGTCGATACGCTCGACTTTTGTCGAGATTTGCCCGTCTCGTTGCACGGGGGATTCGCGTTCGATACCCGCCGGCGCGGAGGAATCCTGTTCGATGGGCTGACGCTCGAAGCGGGCGGCATTCCGGTGCGTCTCGACGGACGGGTCGACCTGTCTGCCGACAGTATCGATTCGCGTCTGAACTGTCGTATCCGGCCGCTTTCTGTCGCCCGGCTGATCGGTTTGGTACCCGAAGGTCTTTCCCCTTCTCTGAAAGGAATCGAAACGGATATCGCCCTCGATATGAATGTGAATGTCAGGGGCAGCTACCGTATGTCCGACGGCCGTTTGCCCGATTTCTCGGTCGAGTTGAAGACCGACGGGGGCTATCTCGGGTATAGGAATGCCAAGACCCGTCTCGACCGTCTGGCTCTCGACGCCTCGCTGTTCTACCGTTCGGCCCGGCCCGATTCGATAGGGTTCGTACTGAGACGTCTGTTCATGCAGGGAGCCGGCATGACGCTGGATGCCGATGCGACGGTCTGGAATGCGTTGGGCGATCCGTCCGTAGCGGCGAGGGTGGCCGGGGCGGTCGATCTCGACACGTTGTCCGTCTTGTTCCCGTCGCAGCGAGGAATCGGGGTTCGGGGCCGTCTGGGTATCGATGCCGGCGCCCGTTTCCGGCTCAGTCAGCTGAATATGACTCATATCGGTCAGGTCCGTTTGGGCGGTCGGGTGACCCTGGACGACATCGGGATCGATATGCCGGAGGATACCGTTTCTCTGATGGTCCGCGGAGGCGTGCTGACTTTCGGTTCGGAAGAAGGAAGGAACGATTCTACGAGCTTCGACGGCTTGCAGACGCTCCGCATGGTCGTAACGGCCGATACGATGCATGTCGATTGGAAGAACCAGCTGCGGCTGATCGCTTCGAAAGTCGGCGCCGGGGTCCGAAGCGACGCGGCATCGCTCGGAGGAGACACGACGGTCGTCCACCCGCTGGCCGGAGGGGTAGGGGCGCGTTATTTCGAAGTTTCCTTGTCCGACTCTTCCTCGCTGAGGCTGCATTCGGTCCAAAGCACTTTCCGCATCGAACCTTCTGCCGGGAATGCCGCCGTACCTTTGCTCGGTCTTTCTTACGATGCCCGGATGATGAATGTACGAAACGGAGTGGAGCGTTACGATCTGTTCGGCAGCCATGTCGATATGAGCGCTACGCTGGCGGCCCGTCGGTTCGATTCGGCGCGCCGTCGTCTGCTGCTCGATTCGTTGCAGGGGGTCTATCCCGCCGTTGCGCGGGATTCCTTGTTCGCTCACTGGAGAGCGCAGAGACGTCGCGGTACGATGGCCCGTCAGGACGATTTCGCCGGGTCGGATATCGATATGCGGATCGACCGGTCGCTCGGCGAGATGTTGCGCCGTTGGGATGCGAACGGTTCGGTGAAGGCTGCGGGCGGGCGCGTCGTTACGCCCTATTTCCCGCTTCCGAACCGGTTGCGTCGGGTGGATATGCGCTTTACGACGAATGAGATCGAACTGAAAAATACCCAGATACGTTCCGGAGTCTCGTCGCTTGAGCTGACCGGGCGCATCGGGAATCTCAGGCGGGCGCTCTCCGGGCGCGGCGTGCTCGAGGTGGATATGGAAATCGAATCCGATACGCTGAACTTCAACGAGCTGGCTCGTGCGGCAATGGCCGGTGCGGCTTACGGCGAAAAGTCCGAACAATACTGGCAATCGCTGGCCGAGGCCGAGAGCAGCGAGCGCTTGCAGCAGCTCATCGAGGAAGGCAGCGGGATGGCTGATGCCGATTCGGCCGGTAGTCCGCTGATCGTCATCCCGTCCAATATCGATCTGCATGTCGGTCTCTGCGTTCGCTACGGCCTTTACTCTACGCTGGTGCTGCATTCGCTTTCGGGCGATCTGATCGCCCGCGACCGTTGCGTCCAGCTAAAGGATTTGCAGGCGAAAACCAATGCGGGCGATATGAGCCTGACGGCTCTTTATGCCACCCGCAGCCGCGACGACATTGTCACGGGTTTCGATCTGGAGCTCCGCCGCGTGCAGGTCGAACGGCTGATCTCCCTGATGCCTTCGGTCGATTCGCTGCTGCCGATGCTGCGTTCGTTCGAAGGTATGGTCGATTGTACGATCGCCGCGACGGCTGCGGTCGATACGATGATGAACATCGAACTGCCGACGCTCAATGCCGCCTGCAGCATCCGGGGCGAGAACCTCGTGCTGCTCGACGGCGAGACGTTTACCGAAATATCCAAGATGCTCCGGTTCAAGAACCGCAAGCGGAATCTCATTGACCGCATATCGGTCGATCTGCTCGTGCACGACAACCGGATCGAGCTATTCCCGTTCATCGTCGAGATGGATCGTTACAAGGCGGCTGTCAGCGGAGTCCAACGGCTCGACATGAGTTTCGACTATCATATTTCCGTTCTGAAGTCTCCTATTCCGTTCCGTCTGGGCGTCAATATTTTCGGTACGCTCGACAAGTTCAAGTTCCGGATAGGGCGCGCGCGCTACAAGAGCGAGAATCTCCCGTCGTTCGTCGGTCTGATCGATACTACCCGCGTGAACTTGCGTCGTACGATTACCGATATTTTCCGCCGGGGCGTCGATGCCGCTTCGCTCGGAGAGATGCGGATCGCTCCGACCGTCGATTCTTCGGCCTATCTGTCTCCCGACGAGCGACTCTCCCGTGCCGACAGCCTGATGTTGCAGCAGGAAGGAATTTTGCCCGATTCGGTCGTGATCGACTCTTCGGCGAGAGTGCCTGCCTCGGAGCCCGATTCGCTTGCCGGACGGTCCCGGGAGCCCGCCGACGAGACGATGTCGCGGGCGGAGCGCCGCAGGGAGCGCAAGGCGTTGAAACGGGAACGGAGAACCGGACAGAAGACGCTTCCTTCGATAACCGGATAG
- a CDS encoding glycerophosphodiester phosphodiesterase family protein, with the protein MKNLWLILAVGFAAFSCSGAPQAQEPTRVDSILRKLYDPNTSSVVVVAHRGDWKHSVENSLPAMRHAIEMGVDVVEIDIRRTADGRLVLMHDATIDRTTNGRGEVASLTFDSIRRCRLKAPDGTLTDLLVPTLDEVFELGRDRILFNIDKGFDIFDDVFFLADSLGVARQVLMKGTQPADRVQEALGKYLDRIVYMPIVHLDKEGALEAIADFQEKIRPAAYELLYGNDTTRVPLEAEKMLAGRALIWYNTMWKGMAGSRYDDRAETEPDSVYGVLIDSLGARIIQTDRPGPLIRYLEARGQH; encoded by the coding sequence ATGAAAAATCTATGGTTGATTCTGGCGGTCGGATTCGCGGCCTTTTCTTGTTCCGGCGCTCCTCAGGCGCAGGAGCCGACACGGGTCGACAGCATTCTGCGGAAACTGTACGATCCGAATACCTCCTCGGTCGTGGTGGTCGCTCATAGGGGAGACTGGAAGCATAGCGTCGAGAACTCACTGCCCGCCATGCGGCATGCGATCGAGATGGGGGTCGATGTCGTCGAGATCGACATTCGTCGGACCGCCGACGGACGTCTGGTGCTGATGCACGACGCGACGATCGACCGGACGACGAACGGTCGGGGCGAGGTGGCCTCGCTGACGTTCGACTCGATCCGCCGATGCCGGCTGAAAGCTCCCGACGGTACGCTGACCGACTTGCTCGTGCCGACGCTGGACGAAGTGTTCGAGCTCGGACGCGACCGGATCCTGTTCAATATCGACAAGGGCTTCGATATTTTCGACGATGTGTTTTTTCTGGCCGATTCGCTGGGAGTCGCCCGCCAGGTGCTGATGAAGGGAACGCAGCCGGCCGACCGCGTGCAGGAAGCGCTCGGGAAGTACCTCGACCGGATCGTCTACATGCCGATCGTCCATCTCGACAAGGAGGGGGCGTTGGAGGCGATTGCCGATTTTCAGGAAAAGATACGTCCGGCGGCTTACGAGCTGCTTTATGGAAACGATACGACGCGTGTGCCGCTCGAAGCCGAGAAGATGCTCGCCGGTCGGGCGCTGATCTGGTACAACACGATGTGGAAGGGCATGGCCGGCAGCCGCTACGACGACCGGGCCGAGACGGAACCCGACAGCGTATACGGGGTGCTGATCGACTCGCTGGGCGCACGGATTATCCAGACCGACCGGCCCGGGCCTCTGATTCGCTACCTCGAAGCGCGCGGACAACATTGA